A window of Christiangramia forsetii KT0803 contains these coding sequences:
- a CDS encoding ABC transporter permease — translation MFHPKQNNSGKAGFIWLLKMAMRDGKASSKKLALFMASIVLGIAAVVSIQSFSNNLKENIALQSKSLMGADYIIDTEDLPNERVSFIMDSLGGPKAEEISFASMAAFPGKEGTKLVRVRGIKGDFPFYGELETEPASAAKDYQTKGAALLDATVMLQLGIEPGDKIKIGNIEIPVAGALKSVPGSAAIFSSIAPPVIIPNRFIEKTGLVQVGSRIGYKYYFLADPKMDLEKFDDNLDPILDTNDADLDTHTSTSERLGRRYENFGKFLNLVAFIALLLGCVGIASAIHIYIKEKLRSIAVLKCLGATKKQTFSIYLIQIAIIGFIGGVAGTALGLLLQQIFPLFLQDILPVTVEISMSPRVIFMGILLGILMSVLFALYPLIVTLYVSPLQTLRVQDTEISKSRKAGVLVLAGIFLFIFLFAFWLLEDWKYSLFFVLGIIITFSLLAGVANLFMKFIKRYFPSNWGFIPRQSLLNLFRPQNQTLILVLAIGIGTFLISTLYFTKDLLLAQASLDEQAESPNMILLDVQSEQQEEVAKTIRSKDLPVLENIPIVTMRVESLKGVAVNDIREDSTSQVNGWILQHEFRTTYRDSLISSEVLEAGEFIGNKPENEIIPISVSNNFAEDAKVQVGDKVNFNVQGVLLNTVVASIRTVDWSRMQLNFSIVFPAGVLEDAPQFRVLTTKVPDENSSAELQQNLVENFPNLTIIDLRQVLTLIEKILTKISWLINFMAFFSILTGIIVLIGAVRTSKYQRIKESVLLRTLGARSDQILKILAFEYFYLGVLGALSGILLSLISSLLLGYFVFETTFIPSWIPFVVLLPGIILLVVTIGLGNSLSVIKSPPLVVLRKEIG, via the coding sequence ATGTTCCATCCTAAACAGAATAATTCCGGAAAGGCAGGATTCATCTGGCTTTTAAAGATGGCTATGCGTGACGGAAAAGCGAGTAGCAAGAAGCTGGCGCTTTTTATGGCTTCCATTGTTTTGGGTATTGCTGCAGTGGTTTCTATTCAATCTTTCAGCAATAACCTAAAAGAAAATATCGCGCTTCAGTCTAAATCCCTGATGGGAGCCGATTATATAATTGACACCGAAGATTTACCGAATGAACGAGTTTCATTTATCATGGATTCTCTTGGCGGTCCCAAAGCTGAAGAGATCAGTTTTGCTTCCATGGCGGCATTTCCGGGAAAAGAAGGAACAAAACTGGTTCGTGTTCGTGGGATTAAAGGTGATTTTCCATTTTATGGAGAGCTTGAAACCGAGCCTGCTTCTGCTGCAAAAGATTATCAAACGAAAGGGGCTGCACTTCTTGATGCAACCGTTATGTTACAATTAGGGATTGAACCTGGAGATAAGATAAAGATTGGTAATATAGAAATCCCTGTTGCAGGAGCTTTGAAATCTGTTCCCGGCAGTGCTGCTATTTTTAGTTCCATTGCTCCTCCAGTAATAATTCCTAATAGATTTATTGAGAAAACCGGTCTCGTACAGGTAGGTAGTAGAATTGGTTATAAATACTATTTCCTTGCCGACCCAAAAATGGATCTTGAAAAATTTGATGACAATTTAGATCCTATTCTGGATACAAATGATGCCGATCTCGATACGCATACTTCTACCAGTGAGAGATTGGGAAGGCGCTATGAGAATTTCGGGAAATTCCTGAATCTCGTTGCCTTTATAGCGCTGTTGCTTGGTTGTGTTGGAATTGCCAGTGCTATACATATTTATATAAAAGAAAAATTACGCTCTATTGCGGTGCTAAAATGTCTTGGAGCCACTAAAAAGCAGACGTTCTCAATTTACCTGATTCAAATTGCAATTATCGGATTTATCGGAGGGGTTGCCGGAACTGCTCTTGGACTTTTATTACAGCAAATATTTCCATTATTTCTTCAGGATATACTACCCGTTACTGTTGAAATTTCAATGAGCCCAAGAGTGATCTTTATGGGTATCTTATTGGGAATTTTAATGTCTGTATTATTTGCGTTGTACCCTTTAATAGTCACCTTATATGTTTCACCTTTACAAACATTAAGAGTTCAGGATACTGAAATTTCCAAGTCCAGAAAAGCGGGTGTTTTAGTTCTTGCAGGAATCTTTTTATTTATCTTTCTGTTCGCCTTCTGGTTACTGGAAGACTGGAAATACTCCCTATTTTTTGTCCTGGGGATCATCATTACATTTTCGCTTCTAGCCGGAGTTGCTAATCTATTTATGAAGTTCATAAAAAGATATTTCCCCTCCAATTGGGGTTTTATACCAAGACAAAGTCTGCTTAATTTATTCAGACCACAAAATCAAACCCTTATTCTCGTATTGGCCATTGGAATTGGAACTTTTTTAATTAGCACGCTTTATTTTACCAAAGATCTTTTATTGGCTCAGGCTTCACTCGATGAACAAGCCGAAAGTCCCAATATGATCTTACTGGACGTTCAATCTGAACAACAAGAAGAAGTCGCTAAAACTATAAGATCCAAAGATCTTCCGGTGCTTGAGAATATTCCCATTGTAACAATGAGAGTTGAAAGTTTAAAAGGCGTTGCTGTGAATGATATTAGGGAGGATTCTACTTCCCAGGTAAATGGATGGATCTTGCAACACGAATTCCGAACCACCTATAGAGATTCTCTAATCTCTTCTGAAGTCCTGGAAGCAGGTGAGTTTATAGGGAACAAGCCTGAAAATGAAATTATCCCGATCTCAGTTAGTAATAATTTTGCAGAAGACGCAAAGGTTCAGGTTGGAGATAAGGTAAATTTTAACGTACAGGGTGTTTTATTAAATACGGTGGTTGCAAGTATTCGTACCGTAGACTGGAGTAGAATGCAGCTAAATTTCTCCATTGTTTTTCCCGCCGGAGTGCTAGAGGATGCACCTCAATTTCGGGTTTTAACAACAAAAGTACCAGATGAAAATAGTTCCGCAGAACTCCAACAAAATCTGGTAGAAAATTTCCCAAATCTGACGATTATTGATCTTAGACAGGTATTAACGCTCATTGAAAAAATCCTTACTAAAATTTCCTGGCTGATTAATTTTATGGCATTTTTCAGCATTTTAACCGGCATAATTGTACTAATTGGCGCTGTACGAACCAGTAAATATCAGCGTATCAAGGAAAGTGTTTTATTAAGAACTCTCGGGGCCAGAAGTGATCAAATTTTAAAAATACTGGCTTTCGAATATTTCTATCTCGGGGTGTTAGGTGCACTTTCCGGAATTCTGCTTTCTCTTATCAGCAGTTTATTACTGGGCTATTTTGTTTTTGAAACCACTTTTATTCCTTCCTGGATTCCTTTTGTTGTACTTCTTCCGGGAATTATTCTTTTAGTAGTGACTATAGGACTGGGAAACAGTTTGAGCGTAATTAAAAGCCCGCCCCTGGTAGTGCTTCGGAAGGAGATCGGTTAA
- a CDS encoding ABC transporter ATP-binding protein: protein MAKILSIENLKKSYSSGSKELTVLENISFDIEEKETFAIVGPSGSGKTTLLGLCAGLDQPDSGKIELCGTMINDLNEDQRAVLRNQKVGFVFQDFQLIPTLTALENVAVPLELRGDKKATQIGKELLEKVGLGKRFDHYPSQLSGGEQQRVALARAFSNKPAILFADEPTGNLDEETGKKVIELLIELNEESGTTLVIVTHDMELAKKTQRILRLKGGRVMETLNV from the coding sequence ATGGCAAAGATATTAAGTATTGAAAATCTGAAGAAAAGCTATAGCAGTGGCTCAAAAGAGCTTACTGTTTTGGAAAATATCAGTTTTGATATAGAAGAAAAAGAAACCTTTGCCATTGTAGGTCCTTCCGGAAGTGGGAAAACTACCCTTTTAGGACTTTGTGCCGGCCTGGATCAGCCAGATTCAGGGAAAATTGAACTTTGCGGAACTATGATCAACGATTTAAATGAAGATCAAAGAGCCGTTTTAAGAAATCAAAAAGTAGGCTTCGTATTTCAGGATTTTCAATTAATACCTACTCTTACCGCTTTGGAGAATGTTGCTGTCCCTTTGGAATTGCGCGGGGATAAAAAGGCCACCCAAATAGGAAAAGAATTACTGGAAAAAGTAGGTTTAGGAAAACGTTTTGATCATTACCCTTCGCAGCTATCTGGAGGAGAACAGCAACGTGTGGCCCTTGCCAGGGCATTCAGTAATAAACCGGCGATACTTTTTGCAGATGAACCTACGGGAAATCTTGATGAAGAAACAGGGAAAAAGGTAATAGAACTGCTTATTGAACTAAATGAAGAATCTGGCACTACTCTGGTTATAGTAACTCACGATATGGAGCTGGCGAAAAAAACTCAAAGAATATTACGTCTTAAAGGTGGAAGAGTAATGGAAACTTTAAACGTATAG
- a CDS encoding AsmA-like C-terminal region-containing protein, giving the protein MNSTAPKNIKKKHLKWLKKIGLFVGFLFLVPTTLFIIGWFSRDLLIDELQEWYKNNNNGTLEIGDVDATFLEGFPNVGFTISDIQQVGTDTILDKRTTTYIKQAKVSIAAKDLLSGDIQFKNILVENAKIRTEILSKKSVAAYIQLKKESQKNRKEGLELPAWLHSDKFNIRLKNIHFVSKDTMLNKSFNLEIRNIGGRFKKEDNNIKGTLDFTIKVNDLGFNTMKGSYINGAMLTGSPEIVVQEINNTINIPEFLLNLDKESFEVIANFDFNEVTQYNFSLKNPNTDFGALRSFLPDSISAKLSAYEITNPLNTMLSLDGKFRYGDIPKVYGQFSTEANSISIENDYNLTKVNFNGLLTNQLYNDKDSIQKKQSKADVRVLFEDFQAHLDDIKIVAEDSYFQSSRESANFVEANVNIAGNNENLAKILQNENFNFQGGNFTFAANIYGDISDISEIFDRANGRFTLNKTNVILKKNSLQLPVEIIDINLREKNSRLEKLQINLPNGENLIFKGSITNVSSLISDNPNKPTSTKVSMDFQNINLNDFIATIIEFMPESNKKATNLKTLNETFETIYNKFHPEIFLNLNSVEYNELIFNDFNTNISFTNAETIYFDNLNFKYNNAKTALKGTIRVPEPGNTVAEPIFLDFEASSSGPIKMFQKLFNISLVDINAGTYQFSGKITGNVQKSEELLSNASGDLKLLNSRFYYPNAAMDIGFDSLSVNVDNSNISLNSFELELGDHYPFTLNSEIKNFPGFLLDEIENNGSIKLAIEAPYIDLDEWMKIGFGTDTNNSEKELKNPKLYEVFKNINELSPELYLAVDSLKFRNLITRDIGAQVYFENDSILKLKDLRIKYKGSNAKIDGSIAANDVSTLSSNQNPFAFNFYAEVKGRSKDLNDLLKTVNFVFQSGNFDFKGSYAGQSKDLKILNPNAQGYLSLDKSRINIEGTDIQILVDSLDLNIENNLATLERLDVDLPGKSSLDIKGSINNFSNFINNDQENESHSSTFIIKSPYLNKKDIKTFIGSTSKNTDSSKTSQLELKKLKAILKSIHNSYYPSAKIEIDSLLYDNLAVSNFRSDLGFQNNGSFKINDTRLNFLKGRVNLNVVAGIGNSENLPVKIQLNMENIDLEELVKGLDYFQNEELRDTEKLSGNLNLNLDADAVLNNNGQLNMDSVNGTLQLDLKDLALYNYKPIMESVVLMKEERFDSLAFRPIRQTFEVIDGEIIIPRTEIQSSALHVFVEGRMKLDEYINIWLSLPWNNLKSRDNTILPEKTTYQEAGSKFHIQLVKDENSDKPRRQKLRTKFRLGTGKKEKSFQEN; this is encoded by the coding sequence TTGAATTCTACAGCTCCAAAAAATATCAAGAAAAAACATCTCAAATGGCTAAAGAAAATTGGCCTATTCGTGGGGTTCTTATTTTTAGTTCCTACCACACTTTTTATTATTGGCTGGTTCAGTAGAGATCTACTTATTGATGAATTGCAGGAATGGTATAAAAATAACAATAACGGTACTTTAGAAATCGGCGATGTTGATGCGACATTTCTGGAAGGCTTTCCAAATGTAGGTTTTACTATCAGTGATATACAACAGGTGGGAACCGATACTATTCTGGACAAGAGAACTACTACTTATATCAAACAGGCAAAAGTTAGCATTGCCGCAAAAGACTTATTGAGTGGTGATATACAGTTTAAAAATATCCTTGTTGAAAATGCTAAAATAAGGACCGAGATTCTGTCCAAAAAATCTGTAGCAGCATATATTCAGTTAAAAAAAGAAAGTCAAAAAAATCGCAAGGAAGGACTAGAATTGCCAGCCTGGTTACATTCAGATAAATTTAATATCAGACTTAAAAATATACATTTTGTCTCTAAAGACACTATGTTGAATAAATCTTTTAATCTTGAAATCAGGAATATTGGTGGAAGATTTAAAAAAGAAGACAATAATATAAAAGGAACGCTGGATTTCACCATTAAAGTAAATGATTTAGGATTCAATACAATGAAGGGCAGTTACATCAATGGCGCTATGCTTACTGGTAGTCCTGAAATAGTAGTTCAAGAAATTAATAACACCATCAATATTCCTGAATTTTTATTAAACCTGGATAAAGAATCGTTTGAAGTAATTGCTAATTTCGATTTTAATGAGGTTACTCAATATAATTTTTCGCTTAAGAATCCAAATACCGATTTTGGCGCTTTAAGAAGTTTTCTTCCTGATAGTATTTCTGCTAAACTTTCAGCGTACGAGATTACGAATCCCTTAAATACAATGCTTTCCCTGGATGGGAAATTTCGTTATGGTGATATCCCGAAGGTTTATGGACAATTTTCTACAGAGGCTAATTCTATAAGTATTGAAAATGATTATAATTTGACCAAAGTTAATTTTAACGGATTACTCACCAATCAGTTGTATAATGATAAGGATTCAATACAAAAAAAGCAATCGAAGGCAGATGTTAGAGTCTTATTTGAAGATTTTCAGGCTCATTTAGATGACATAAAAATCGTCGCCGAAGATTCTTATTTCCAATCTTCTAGGGAGTCTGCCAATTTTGTTGAAGCCAATGTAAATATAGCCGGGAATAATGAAAACCTGGCCAAAATTTTGCAAAACGAGAATTTTAACTTTCAGGGCGGAAATTTCACTTTCGCAGCAAATATTTACGGGGACATTTCAGATATTTCTGAAATTTTTGATCGTGCAAACGGAAGGTTTACTTTAAATAAAACCAATGTAATTCTTAAAAAGAACAGTCTTCAGTTGCCGGTGGAAATTATAGATATCAACCTACGTGAAAAAAATTCCAGACTTGAAAAATTACAAATAAATCTGCCCAATGGCGAAAACCTGATTTTTAAAGGTTCCATTACAAATGTGTCTTCCTTAATATCTGATAATCCAAATAAACCTACTTCCACTAAAGTTAGCATGGATTTTCAAAATATTAACCTGAACGATTTTATTGCAACCATTATAGAATTTATGCCTGAATCCAATAAGAAGGCAACTAACCTTAAAACCCTGAATGAGACTTTTGAAACGATCTATAATAAATTCCATCCGGAAATTTTCTTAAACCTAAATTCAGTAGAATATAATGAATTGATTTTTAATGATTTCAACACCAATATTAGCTTTACAAATGCTGAAACTATCTATTTTGACAACTTAAACTTTAAATACAACAATGCAAAAACAGCATTGAAAGGAACGATTAGAGTTCCGGAGCCGGGAAATACCGTTGCTGAACCTATTTTTCTTGATTTTGAGGCAAGCTCCTCTGGGCCTATTAAAATGTTTCAGAAACTATTTAATATCAGCCTGGTTGATATTAATGCTGGCACCTATCAATTTTCAGGAAAGATTACCGGGAACGTACAGAAATCAGAAGAATTACTGAGTAATGCCAGCGGTGATCTAAAGCTTTTGAATTCCCGATTCTATTATCCAAATGCTGCAATGGATATTGGATTCGATTCCCTATCGGTTAATGTAGATAATTCCAATATTAGCTTAAATAGCTTTGAGTTGGAATTGGGCGACCACTATCCGTTCACTTTAAATAGTGAAATAAAAAATTTCCCAGGATTTCTTCTTGATGAAATTGAAAACAATGGAAGTATTAAACTGGCAATTGAAGCTCCGTATATTGATTTGGATGAGTGGATGAAAATTGGATTTGGTACAGACACTAACAATTCAGAGAAAGAGTTGAAAAATCCCAAATTGTATGAAGTCTTTAAAAATATTAATGAGTTGAGTCCCGAACTTTACCTGGCTGTTGATTCTTTAAAATTTAGAAATCTTATTACCAGGGATATTGGGGCTCAGGTATATTTTGAAAATGACTCTATCCTTAAGCTAAAAGATCTCAGAATTAAATATAAAGGCTCTAATGCGAAAATTGACGGAAGTATTGCTGCAAATGATGTGAGTACTTTGAGTTCAAATCAAAACCCATTTGCTTTTAATTTTTATGCGGAAGTAAAAGGCCGGTCTAAAGATTTGAACGACCTCCTTAAAACGGTAAATTTTGTATTTCAATCCGGAAATTTTGATTTTAAGGGAAGTTATGCAGGTCAGTCTAAAGACTTGAAAATCTTAAATCCAAATGCGCAGGGATATTTAAGCCTGGATAAATCCAGGATAAACATTGAGGGTACAGATATCCAAATTCTGGTAGATAGCCTGGATTTAAATATTGAAAATAATCTTGCCACCCTGGAAAGACTGGACGTGGACCTACCCGGAAAAAGTTCCCTGGATATTAAAGGTTCGATCAATAATTTTTCAAATTTTATTAATAATGATCAGGAAAATGAATCTCACTCATCCACCTTTATTATAAAATCTCCTTACCTAAATAAAAAAGATATAAAGACATTCATCGGTTCAACTTCTAAAAACACTGATTCTTCCAAAACATCGCAACTAGAACTCAAAAAACTTAAGGCCATTTTAAAGTCTATCCATAACTCCTATTATCCTTCCGCAAAAATAGAGATAGATTCGCTTTTATACGACAATTTAGCGGTTTCAAATTTTAGATCTGATTTAGGTTTTCAGAATAATGGAAGTTTTAAAATTAATGATACCAGATTAAACTTTCTGAAAGGTCGGGTAAATTTAAATGTTGTTGCCGGAATAGGTAATTCAGAAAATCTTCCTGTGAAAATTCAGTTGAACATGGAGAATATAGACCTTGAAGAATTAGTAAAAGGTTTAGATTATTTTCAGAATGAAGAATTGCGAGACACGGAAAAATTAAGCGGAAACTTAAACCTTAACCTGGATGCTGATGCTGTTCTAAATAATAACGGCCAACTGAATATGGATTCGGTAAATGGAACGCTCCAACTGGATCTAAAAGACCTGGCGCTTTACAACTATAAGCCAATTATGGAAAGTGTTGTTCTTATGAAAGAAGAGCGCTTTGATTCGTTAGCTTTCAGACCTATCAGGCAGACGTTTGAAGTAATCGATGGTGAAATTATAATTCCACGTACAGAAATTCAGTCATCGGCCCTGCATGTTTTTGTTGAGGGCCGCATGAAGCTGGATGAATATATTAATATCTGGCTGTCTCTTCCGTGGAATAATCTAAAAAGCAGGGACAATACCATTTTACCCGAAAAAACTACTTACCAGGAAGCTGGATCTAAATTCCATATTCAACTGGTAAAGGACGAAAACAGTGATAAACCCCGGAGGCAAAAACTTAGAACGAAGTTTAGACTTGGCACTGGAAAGAAGGAAAAGAGTTTTCAGGAAAATTAG
- a CDS encoding helix-turn-helix transcriptional regulator produces MENYHLELNDVDEFIPELASEFGSDFSEHLGEFKLVIPENNGEGSIKGINFPNGIGLYTYRCKLKKDLGLQISQPFIKPIRFIYCVKGEVKSHFKNQEDVVNITDHQFLIAAPKDKETHSLIFNKDKDIVLCYLEIDRLKFQEYFSFDLHDLEPVFYKIFSDIQASNRISETGSYSLKTADAIKEIRNCELTGFPRINFIGAKALEVLSYMLARFKKDSQRFEQKDIKEKDRKAIEVAVEYIDTHISQTGTVNDLAKIAGVNTNKLQEGFQVIYGKTVNQYIRDVRLSKSLNMLSTGNKNVSEVVYELGLSSRSYFSKIFKAKYGVSPRKILSGKSTPGKPEK; encoded by the coding sequence ATGGAGAACTATCATTTAGAATTAAATGATGTAGATGAATTTATACCTGAACTCGCAAGTGAATTTGGAAGTGATTTTTCTGAACATCTCGGTGAGTTTAAACTCGTGATACCTGAGAACAATGGAGAAGGCAGTATTAAAGGAATAAATTTTCCCAACGGAATAGGTCTATACACCTATCGTTGCAAGCTCAAAAAAGATCTTGGTTTACAGATTTCCCAGCCTTTTATAAAACCAATTCGATTTATTTATTGTGTAAAAGGTGAGGTGAAAAGTCATTTTAAAAATCAAGAGGATGTAGTTAACATTACCGATCATCAATTTCTAATTGCTGCTCCCAAAGATAAGGAAACACACAGTTTGATTTTTAATAAAGACAAGGATATTGTGCTTTGCTATCTTGAAATTGACCGATTAAAATTTCAGGAATACTTCTCTTTTGACCTTCATGATCTAGAACCGGTTTTCTATAAAATATTTAGTGATATCCAGGCTTCTAACCGAATTTCGGAAACCGGGAGTTATAGCCTTAAAACAGCTGACGCAATTAAAGAGATAAGAAATTGCGAATTAACTGGATTCCCCCGGATTAATTTTATCGGTGCAAAAGCACTTGAAGTGTTAAGTTATATGCTGGCCAGGTTTAAAAAGGATAGCCAGCGATTTGAACAGAAAGATATCAAAGAAAAAGACCGTAAGGCCATTGAAGTAGCGGTAGAATATATTGATACCCATATTTCACAAACAGGTACGGTGAATGACCTGGCGAAAATTGCAGGTGTAAACACTAATAAGTTGCAGGAAGGTTTTCAGGTTATTTATGGCAAGACAGTTAATCAGTATATCAGAGATGTTAGATTGAGCAAGTCCCTCAATATGCTTTCTACAGGTAATAAAAATGTAAGTGAAGTTGTTTATGAATTAGGTCTTTCAAGTCGAAGCTATTTCTCTAAAATTTTCAAAGCGAAATATGGTGTTTCCCCAAGGAAGATACTATCTGGTAAATCTACTCCTGGAAAACCTGAAAAATAG
- a CDS encoding arylesterase, with protein sequence MRSFTLFLSLFMFLFISSCGEVTKKDEKETNQELEENESEKDDKPKVILFFGDSLTAGYGLEQEEAFPAIIQNKIDSLKLSYKVLNAGLSGETTSGGKNRIDWVLKQNVDVFILELGANDGLRGIPVEETRNNLQAIIDFVRAKNPDIEIILAGMQIPPNMGQEYTSDFKRIFPDLAEKNEVHLIPFLLEDVAGNPELNQQDGIHPTAEGQKILAENVWEVLQPIINN encoded by the coding sequence ATGAGAAGCTTCACCTTATTTTTATCATTGTTTATGTTTTTGTTTATTTCTTCCTGTGGAGAGGTGACGAAAAAAGATGAAAAGGAGACCAACCAGGAGTTAGAAGAAAATGAATCTGAAAAGGATGATAAGCCGAAGGTGATCCTTTTTTTTGGAGATAGCCTCACTGCAGGTTACGGATTGGAACAGGAAGAAGCTTTTCCTGCAATTATTCAGAATAAAATAGATTCTCTAAAGCTTTCTTATAAGGTTTTAAATGCAGGTTTGAGTGGAGAAACTACCTCCGGAGGTAAAAACCGAATAGACTGGGTGCTTAAACAAAATGTAGACGTGTTTATATTGGAGTTGGGAGCGAATGATGGTTTAAGAGGAATTCCTGTAGAGGAAACCCGAAATAATCTTCAGGCAATAATTGATTTCGTAAGAGCTAAAAATCCAGATATTGAAATTATTCTGGCAGGAATGCAAATTCCGCCAAATATGGGTCAGGAGTATACCTCTGATTTTAAAAGAATTTTCCCTGATCTTGCTGAAAAAAATGAGGTACATCTAATTCCGTTTCTACTGGAAGATGTGGCCGGGAACCCTGAACTTAATCAACAGGATGGAATTCATCCAACGGCTGAAGGGCAGAAGATACTTGCTGAAAATGTTTGGGAAGTGTTACAACCGATAATAAATAATTAG
- a CDS encoding CDGSH iron-sulfur domain-containing protein — protein sequence MSKAKLTVLSNGSLKVQGDFEIVDKEGNVYDLGGREQVSLCRCGLSKNKPFCDGAHRNHFEHTAEAFDLPPKK from the coding sequence ATGTCTAAAGCAAAACTTACAGTATTAAGCAACGGTTCTTTAAAGGTACAGGGTGATTTTGAAATCGTAGATAAAGAGGGAAATGTGTATGATCTTGGAGGTAGAGAACAGGTGTCTTTATGCAGATGCGGATTATCAAAGAACAAACCTTTTTGCGATGGTGCGCATCGAAATCATTTTGAACATACTGCTGAAGCTTTTGATCTACCTCCAAAAAAGTAG